A genomic window from Lineus longissimus chromosome 17, tnLinLong1.2, whole genome shotgun sequence includes:
- the LOC135500981 gene encoding uncharacterized protein LOC135500981, with product MAASLNELLEKRRITRGRFTKYITVTDTAAREAETLVADDESNEKDVHIAIRTALSSFKRVEEVYGELSGVQDQIDYHADNDARLKAVKDDDGEVRYLKAYNHMCASIQGLEACLSPVKEASEASGKSAKSEFSPEMFAESLSKALAGVNTGVSETQLEEILSTLTHKKRVIQIPKFKGDTELFDQWRDLVDAEVRKPGYSDVEKTHVVISLLDGEVAKLVSGLKDPSYEEIIEFLENRYGDVLARIEKAVNEIASVPVVKSPTVRELDPVLNTLVANWNYIKKRTHDDPELIRSSWILTALVRRKMPKSLVRKWDSERIKEEKRTTAPSNLPIRIDDLIEKIQDAVKVARRSESLPNDPKKERSFERRPSGHALNVTPQTQESTESRCVFCDNAHQSYSCPSVSKMRVEERCERVKAARACFNCLSRFHMVKTCRSRGCKSCKKNHHTLLHFEKRSGSDNAARSNVSGSSNLTSKVLHQNKVESTAGLVKSTGSTNVVMQSGIVKLESKSRVAEGRVLLDTGSGVTFISRSMAKRLNLRGPKVEGEFILAGGEVMATTTEKVKFYLSGILPGWKGEVFEISAYILDKPSAPINAVNVDFTKMSHLRGLQLAERFPVQANSEVDVLLGIEDTLNILKEKRIRGPPGTPMAQKTHIGWILCGPYSTQTEVNRTYCVHRVSFQERNETEMATRYWDLEHLGIRPNESKNSTELETSALEQHRMMTTRVGDHYVTGLPRHPSYKDRILKSNRALATNRLIGLEKRLKRDPRLASEYEAQIQDLLSAGRAEKVLEDREPDNHQVWYLPHHPVVRRDKTTTKVRVVFDGSMIGYEGVSLNETLLPGPALQPDLPGVLLRFRRHRVALVADIEKMFLQVKMRKEDQDSQRFLWRGLDKSKEPEVYRLTTVTFGLTSSPFSSIQTILDHVKTKKESYPKAVAEIEDNIFVDDVLTGEELVEDAATLTTDLKTVLYDGGFSLRKFISNKPEALSHLEKRDLASFHKVATFAEESTKTLGVKYSPREDVLMFSFLERMDDRPVETRRSVLQQLHRVYDPLGMLSPFTIKAKQIFQRTWLTQGTWDDPLPEELDHEWRAWKEQVEILDEIKVPRCLKPEDFQNPIYSLHGFGDACEASYGSAIYLLAEDRPSGRKYSTLLFSKTRLSPIGKRRSIPELELIAALINARLVTYVRNELKLLIEKTICWTDSQVVLQWISKPAYTWQVFVANRVSEIQQLVRPLNWRYVPGKLNPADLCSRGVTARAVVDSALWWDGPLFLRQKETEWPPIIVVSNEAEKANEKKKTTSTSLAVLPSQRLKDSEVEQYVEKFSDYEKFIRVMMRLRSWITLYRRDKANKDVDTVPDEGSDRLSERRKEELHWIQWAQEKHFQKEIQKLKAGESVEKTSVIVQLNPYWDKRSQVIRVGGRLNYAPLPEEVKHPIVLPTHNSFVKMLVMHYHKITLHPGAAQTLASLRNRYWIVHGKQEVRRILNTCKTCREPLKIDQRMAPLPEERISIAPAFTNVGVDFAGPLFVRVTVGGESTSKVYICLFSCMVTRAIHLELVETLTTEQFMLALRRMMSRRGRCRMMLSDNAKTFKKASDIVQKIFKKQDDVRDKLEQEGIRWKFITERAPWHGGFYERMVGSVKRPLKKVLGKSKLTLIELMTVLTEVEAMVNSRPLTMVSSDTEDWLPLTPGHLAIGRSPSLFRRLTRLQHRPHLASVGGTNSLL from the coding sequence ATGGCGGCAAGTTTAAATGAGTTGCTTGAGAAGAGGCGAATCACCAGAGGTCGCTTCACAAAATATATCACTGTGACAGATACAGCTGCTAGGGAAGCTGAAAcacttgttgctgatgatgagtCTAATGAAAAAGATGTGCATATAGCGATACGTACAGctctttcttcattcaaaagGGTTGAGGAAGTTTATGGGGAGTTATCAGGAGTGCAGGATCAAATAGATTATCATGCAGACAATGATGCTCGCCTAAAAGCGGtgaaagatgatgatggtgaggtgAGATACCTCAAAGCGTACAATCATATGTGTGCTTCGATACAAGGGTTAGAGGCATGTTTATCACCTGTGAAGGAAGCAAGTGAAGCATCCGGAAAATCTGCTAAATCTGAGTTCAGCCCAGAAATGTTTGCAGAAAGCTTGTCAAAGGCTCTCGCCGGAGTGAACACTGGCGTTTCTGAGACACAACTAGAAGAAATTCTTTCTACGCTGACGCACAAGAAGCGAGTTATTCAGATCCCAAAATTCAAGGGCGATACTGAGCTATTTGATCAATGGCGAGATCTTGTGGATGCAGAGGTTAGAAAACCTGGGTACAGTGACGTCGAGAAGACTCATGTTGTAATTTCATTACTCGATGGAGAGGTAGCAAAGTTGGTGTCGGGTTTGAAAGACCCAAGCTACGAGGAAATAATCGAGTTCTTAGAGAATCGTTACGGAGATGTGTTAGCTCGCATTGAGAAGGCTGTCAATGAGATAGCTAGTGTTCCAGTTGTAAAAAGTCCAACAGTTCGAGAGTTGGATCCTGTGCTGAACACACTGGTGGCAAACTGGAATTACATTAAGAAGAGGACACACGATGACCCAGAGCTCATCCGATCTAGTTGGATTCTCACTGCGTTAGTAAGGAGGAAGATGCCGAAGAGTTTGGTGAGAAAGTGGGACAGCGAACGAATCAAAGAAGAAAAGAGAACGACAGCTCCGTCCAACCTTCCAATTCGAATTGACGACTTGATCGAGAAGATCCAAGATGCAGTGAAGGTTGCTAGAAGGTCAGAGTCCCTTCCAAACGATCCAAAAAAGGAAAGATCATTTGAAAGGCGTCCATCTGGCCACGCCTTGAATGTGACCCCACAAACACAGGAGAGTACCGAAAGTCGGTGTGTCTTTTGTGATAATGCACACCAATCCTATTCGTGTCCGTCCGTTTCCAAGATGCGTGTTGAGGAGAGATGCGAGCGTGTGAAAGCAGCAAGGGCTTGCTTCAATTGCTTGTCGAGATTCCACATGGTAAAAACATGTCGATCTAGGGGATGCAAATCGTGTAAGAAGAATCACCATACTTTGCTCCACTTCGAGAAAAGAAGTGGAAGTGACAACGCTGCGAGAAGTAATGTATCAGGTTCTTCTAACCTTACATCAAAGGTACTACATCAGAACAAAGTTGAATCGACTGCAGGACTGGTCAAGTCTACTGGTTCAACGAATGTCGTCATGCAGAGCGGCATAGTCAAACTTGAGTCAAAGTCTAGGGTTGCGGAAGGTCGCGTGTTACTGGACACCGGGAGTGGTGTTACGTTCATTAGCCGTTCAATGGCAAAAAGATTGAATTTGAGAGGCcccaaggttgaaggtgagttcATCTTGGCAGGTGGAGAGGTGATGGCTACCACTACTGAGAAGGTCAAGTTCTATCTATCGGGAATTCTTCCTGGCTGGAAGGGAGAAGTTTTCGAAATTTCTGCGTACATTTTGGACAAGCCAAGTGCTCCGATAAATGCTGTCAACGTGGATTTCACCAAGATGAGTCATTTGAGGGGTCTACAGCTCGCGGAAAGATTTCCTGTCCAGGCAAACTCTGAAGTGGATGTTCTTCTGGGCATTGAAGACACTCTCAACATCTTAAAAGAGAAGAGAATCAGAGGGCCTCCAGGAACGCCCATGGCACAGAAGACTCACATAGGCTGGATCCTATGTGGGCCGTACTCAACCCAGACCGAAGTCAACCGTACTTATTGTGTCCACCGCGTCAGCTTCCAAGAACGAAATGAAACTGAGATGGCAACCCGTTATTGGGACCTTGAACACCTGGGCATTCGTCCTAATGAGAGTAAGAACTCGACTGAACTTGAGACTTCGGCCTTGGAGCAACACCGAATGATGACAACACGAGTAGGAGACCATTATGTGACTGGATTACCACGTCATCCAAGTTACAAGGATAGGATCCTCAAAAGCAACAGAGCCTTAGCTACCAATCGTCTAATAGGACTCGAGAAGAGACTGAAGAGAGACCCCAGATTAGCATCCGAGTATGAAGCTCAGATTCAAGACCTGCTCTCAGCTGGAAGAGCCGAAAAGGTATTGGAGGATAGAGAGCCTGACAATCATCAGGTTTGGTACCTTCCTCACCATCCAGTCGTGCGAAGAGATAAGACGACGACCAAAGTGCGTGTTGTTTTTGATGGGTCCATGATTGGATATGAAGGTGTATCGTTAAATGAGACATTGCTGCCAGGGCCAGCATTGCAGCCGGATCTCCCAGGGGTTTTGTTGCGATTTAGACGGCACAGAGTGGCATTAGTGGCTGACATCGAGAAGATGTTCCTTCAAGTTAAAATGAGAAAAGAGGATCAGGATTCTCAGAGGTTCTTATGGAGAGgtttggacaagtccaaggaaccGGAGGTTTATCGTTTAACAACGGTGACTTTTGGTCTCACTTCATCACCATTCTCAAGTATCCAGACGATTCTTGACCACGTGAAGACAAAGAAGGAATCATATCCAAAAGCTGTCGCTGAGATTGAAGACAACATCTTCGTTGATGATGTTCTTACTGGTGAGGAATTAGTAGAAGACGCGGCAACTTTaacaactgatttgaagactgTTTTGTATGACGGAGGGTTTTCTTTGCGaaaatttatttcgaacaaGCCAGAGGCGCTATCTCATTTAGAAAAGAGAGACTTAGCTTCATTTCACAAGGTTGCAACATTTGCCGAGGAAAGCACAAAGACGCTGGGCGTGAAATACTCACCACGTGAAGATgtcctcatgttttccttccttgAGAGAATGGACGATAGGCCGGTGGAGACTCGTCGTTCTGTTCTACAGCAGTTACACAGAGTATACGATCCGTTAGGAATGCTTTCTCCGTTCACCATAAAGGCAAAACAGATTTTCCAGAGAACATGGCTGACACAAGGGACATGGGACGACCCTTTACCCGAGGAGCTAGATCATGAATGGAGGGCTTGGAAGGAACAAGTTGAGATCCTCGATGAAATCAAAGTTCCTCGATGCCTCAAACCTGAAGATTTCCAGAATCCAATTTACTCCCTCCATGGTTTTGGCGATGCGTGCGAAGCTTCATACGGCAGTGCAATCTATCTCTTGGCTGAAGATAGACCATCTGGAAGGAAGTATTCTACACTGCTCTTTTCAAAGACTCGTCTGTCTCCTATTGGGAAGAGACGTAGCATTCCTGAGCTGGAACTCATTGCCGCGCTCATCAATGCTAGACTGGTGACATACGTCAGAAATGAACTCAAGCTGCTGATAGAGAAGACAATCTGTTGGACTGACTCTCAGGTCGTGTTGCAGTGGATTTCAAAGCCAGCGTATACATGGCAAGTTTTCGTTGCTAATCGGGTGTCAGAGATTCAACAGCTTGTTAGACCACTGAATTGGAGATACGTTCCCGGCAAACTTAATCCTGCGGACCTATGCTCACGAGGTGTCACAGCGAGAGCAGTGGTCGACTCCGCACTGTGGTGGGATGGACCACTGTTTCTGAGGCAAAAGGAAACGGAGTGGCCCCCAATAATTGTGGTCTCTAATGAAGCCGAGAAGgctaacgagaagaagaagacaacaagTACCTCGTTGGCGGTTTTGCCCAGTCAAAGACTCAAGGACTCCGAGGTAGAACAATATGTGGAGAAATTTTCAGACTATGAGAAATTCATCAGAGTCATGATGAGATTGAGGAGTTGGATCACACTATACCGAAGAGACAAAGCAAACAAAGATGTAGACACTGTCCCAGATGAGGGGAGTGATCGATTGAGTGAGAGGAGGAAGGAAGAACTTCATTGGATACAATGGGCCCAAGAGAAGCATTTCCAGAAGGAGATACAGAAGCTTAAAGCTGGAGAGAGTGTAGAGAAGACAAGTGTCATCGTCCAATTGAACCCATATTGGGATAAGCGATCACAAGTTATCCGCGTAGGTGGTCGCCTCAACTATGCCCCACTGCCAGAAGAAGTGAAGCACCCAATCGTTCTTCCGACTCACAATTCGTTCGTGAAGATGCTTGTGATGCATTACCACAAGATTACCTTGCATCCTGGAGCGGCTCAGACTCTAGCAAGTCTACGAAACAGATATTGGATTGTCCATGGGAAACAAGAGGTGCGGCGGATACTCAATACGTGCAAAACCTGTCGAGAACCTCTCAAGATCGACCAACGAATGGCACCTTTGCCAGAGGAGCGTATATCAATCGCACCAGCATTCACTAATGTCGGTGTCGATTTTGCTGGGCCACTCTTCGTGAGGGTCACAGTTGGAGGTGAATCAACAAGCAAAGTGTACATTTGTCTGTTTTCCTGTATGGTGACTAGGGCCATACACCTTGAGCTTGTCGAAACACTGACTACTGAGCAGTTTATGTTGGCCTTGCGGAGAATGATGAGCCGAAGAGGACGATGTCGGATGATGTTGTCGGACAACGCTAAAACTTTTAAGAAGGCGTCAGACATAGTCCAGAAGATTTTCAAGAAGCAGGATGATGTTAGAGACAAGTTAGAACAAGAGGGCATACGCTGGAAGTTCATCACTGAACGTGCTCCATGGCACGGTGGGTTTTACGAGAGAATGGTTGGATCGGTAAAGAGACCATTGAAGAAGGTTCTCGGGAAATCGAAGCTCACCCTGATTGAGCTGATGACTGTTTTAACGGAAGTAGAGGCAATGGTGAACTCGCGTCCATTGACCATGGTGTCGAGTGATACAGAGGATTGGTTGCCCCTCACTCCGGGGCACCTTGCCATAGGACGAAGCCCCAGTCTCTTCCGGAGGTTGACAAGGTTACAGCACAGACCACACTTGGCAAGCGTTGGCGGTACCAACAGTCTCTTATGA